The following proteins are co-located in the Flammeovirga kamogawensis genome:
- a CDS encoding PAS domain-containing protein: MKKKIDTDILKRQLTRYFSFRTIQGRNVLLTTSYLLILITFTILVVFQNKLVSDVGDRVIQTRNPITVMTSRINAGLDRVSAAQRGYFLTKDDSYKDARNSLWDTDILPALEKLEELGKQLTSQDRRSIDALGILLKEYKHGQDDLELYFEQHITDFAAIQEDVEAYDSLTLRLKLESFKKKTEVDEYIVEYLLTTISPLKAEIRDYLGPLSLQQRKAMLDDVKRINEDIESANSSIAFVTAFFAILAVGSSLLVIRTLNTSLQRPIDQLDRLAIGDLGDRIDETTDEMNDIILSSNQLRDNLDRASKFALNIGEGNFEATFKPASDHDMLGNALVQMRDRLKDVSDQDEKRNWITKGMAHFGEILRENQDLGKLSNSIVSELVNYLQANQGELYFIEEDEEQQKYLNLEATYAFERKRIIDKKIFIDGRFAEGLLGQSYLLGETIYLNDVPEGYTEITSGLGDATPRSVLIVPLKVNDEVEGVLEIASFKGIDQFEIEFVEKVAESIASTLRTAKNNQRTKELLLSSQEQRDHLRSQEEEMRQNYEELQATQEEMERRQKELESLRQNLQNEVKERTVELEKTLERFDLALQGTTEGIWDAALLTGELDESTTFWWSARFEELLGYEEGELNNDFESFINNIHPDDREEAVKLFKGLIADHLGIAPSTIDVRIRLKSGVYKWFHTSGAVRHNEKGIAQRFAGAVSDISSTVELVESQKLLSMREANLKAFLDVTNDFVLAMDQKMVITLANNAIKTTLRNRGVEIIEGETVILDILRPENREKYRDNTKRALEGQSFSDEMTLQLGAERRIMDTRYYPIHSDDGVIVGTTVMLHDITDRKQREIELEDSRRQLKAIFDTYDAEVYMKDLSGKYIMVDQTFLQNLNVDFDVIGKTDIEIYGQEKGEAIWELDEAISEQETEISFIETRDNGRKYKCVKFPMVNTAGKVYAICSIASEIEFDDSSVSGVDKVPVSVIFRNFAAPVEIVDTSGVWKNYFGEALDLNSFITESDEKRYKKAMQNIESAISEGKSYYETYTVTLNSGNKLLLLEKGNSVEREHDGKSIVVSALIDITPLRPNHDKNV; encoded by the coding sequence ATGAAGAAAAAAATTGATACAGATATACTAAAACGTCAATTAACACGATATTTTAGTTTCAGAACCATTCAAGGTAGAAATGTACTTTTAACCACATCTTACCTTTTGATACTTATTACATTCACTATTCTAGTTGTTTTTCAAAATAAATTAGTTAGTGATGTCGGTGATAGGGTTATCCAAACAAGGAACCCTATCACTGTTATGACCTCAAGAATTAATGCAGGTTTAGATAGAGTATCTGCTGCACAGAGGGGGTATTTTTTAACTAAAGATGATAGTTATAAAGATGCTCGTAACTCTCTTTGGGATACCGACATTTTACCAGCATTAGAAAAATTAGAGGAACTAGGAAAGCAGTTAACCTCTCAAGACCGACGCTCAATTGATGCCCTTGGTATTTTACTGAAAGAATATAAACACGGTCAGGATGATTTAGAATTATATTTTGAACAGCACATTACAGATTTTGCTGCTATTCAAGAAGATGTAGAAGCTTACGATTCTCTTACACTACGTCTAAAATTAGAAAGCTTTAAAAAGAAAACAGAAGTAGACGAATATATCGTTGAGTATCTTCTTACTACAATATCTCCTCTTAAGGCTGAAATCCGAGATTATTTAGGTCCTTTATCATTACAACAGCGTAAAGCCATGTTAGATGATGTAAAAAGGATTAATGAAGATATTGAATCTGCCAATTCATCAATTGCTTTTGTAACAGCCTTTTTTGCAATTCTTGCAGTAGGTTCTTCATTATTAGTAATTCGAACTTTAAACACCTCCCTACAACGTCCTATTGATCAATTAGACCGGTTAGCAATAGGTGATTTAGGTGATAGAATTGATGAAACTACTGATGAGATGAACGATATTATTTTATCAAGTAATCAGCTCCGGGATAATTTAGATAGAGCCTCAAAATTTGCACTAAATATTGGTGAAGGGAACTTTGAAGCAACGTTTAAACCTGCCAGTGACCATGATATGTTAGGTAATGCGTTAGTACAAATGCGTGACCGTCTGAAGGATGTTTCTGATCAAGATGAGAAACGAAATTGGATTACAAAAGGTATGGCCCATTTTGGTGAAATTTTAAGAGAGAACCAAGATTTAGGTAAGCTATCAAATTCTATTGTAAGTGAGTTAGTTAATTATTTACAAGCAAACCAAGGTGAACTTTACTTTATTGAAGAAGATGAAGAGCAACAAAAATATTTAAACCTGGAAGCAACATATGCATTCGAAAGAAAGCGTATTATTGATAAAAAAATATTTATTGATGGTCGTTTTGCTGAAGGTCTTTTAGGACAATCTTACTTATTAGGTGAAACAATTTATCTAAACGATGTTCCTGAAGGATATACAGAAATTACTTCTGGTTTAGGAGATGCGACACCTCGATCTGTATTAATTGTTCCTTTAAAAGTAAATGATGAAGTAGAAGGAGTTTTAGAGATTGCTAGTTTCAAAGGTATTGATCAATTTGAAATAGAATTTGTAGAAAAAGTAGCTGAGAGTATTGCTTCAACATTACGAACTGCAAAAAATAACCAAAGAACTAAAGAACTTTTATTGTCTTCTCAAGAACAAAGAGATCATTTGAGAAGTCAAGAAGAAGAAATGCGTCAGAATTACGAAGAGTTGCAGGCTACGCAAGAAGAAATGGAGAGAAGACAGAAAGAATTAGAAAGTCTTCGTCAGAATCTTCAAAATGAAGTAAAAGAAAGAACGGTTGAGTTAGAGAAAACTTTAGAGCGTTTTGATTTAGCATTACAAGGTACTACTGAAGGTATATGGGATGCGGCTCTTTTAACTGGTGAACTAGATGAGTCTACAACTTTCTGGTGGTCTGCTAGATTTGAAGAGTTATTAGGATATGAAGAAGGTGAACTTAATAATGATTTTGAATCATTTATTAACAACATTCATCCAGATGATAGAGAGGAAGCTGTTAAACTATTTAAAGGGTTAATTGCTGATCATTTAGGCATTGCACCAAGCACTATTGACGTTAGAATCAGATTAAAATCTGGAGTTTATAAATGGTTCCATACCTCTGGTGCTGTTAGACATAACGAAAAAGGTATTGCACAACGTTTTGCAGGGGCTGTAAGTGATATATCATCTACTGTAGAGTTGGTAGAAAGTCAAAAGTTATTGTCTATGAGAGAAGCGAATTTAAAAGCATTCTTAGACGTAACAAATGATTTTGTATTAGCAATGGATCAAAAGATGGTAATAACATTAGCAAACAATGCCATCAAAACTACATTAAGAAATAGGGGAGTTGAAATTATAGAAGGTGAAACAGTTATCTTAGATATTCTTCGTCCAGAAAATAGAGAAAAATATAGAGATAATACGAAAAGAGCACTTGAAGGGCAATCATTCTCGGATGAGATGACTTTACAATTAGGTGCTGAAAGACGTATTATGGATACTAGATATTACCCAATACATTCTGACGATGGAGTAATAGTTGGTACAACAGTAATGCTGCATGATATTACAGACCGTAAACAAAGAGAAATTGAATTAGAAGATTCGAGGAGACAATTAAAAGCAATTTTTGATACCTACGATGCTGAAGTATATATGAAAGATTTATCTGGTAAATATATCATGGTAGATCAGACATTCCTTCAGAACCTAAATGTAGATTTTGATGTAATAGGTAAAACCGATATAGAAATATACGGTCAAGAAAAAGGAGAAGCTATTTGGGAGCTTGATGAAGCAATATCTGAACAAGAAACAGAAATTTCTTTCATAGAAACAAGAGACAATGGTAGAAAATACAAATGTGTAAAATTCCCAATGGTAAATACTGCTGGTAAAGTTTATGCTATTTGTAGTATTGCTTCTGAAATAGAGTTTGATGATAGTTCAGTTAGTGGTGTTGATAAGGTACCTGTTTCTGTGATTTTTAGAAACTTTGCTGCTCCAGTAGAAATAGTTGACACTAGCGGTGTTTGGAAAAACTACTTTGGGGAAGCTTTAGATTTAAACTCATTTATTACAGAAAGTGATGAAAAGAGGTACAAGAAAGCAATGCAAAATATTGAAAGTGCTATTTCTGAAGGTAAATCATATTATGAAACTTATACTGTAACCTTAAATTCTGGTAACAAACTCTTGTTATTAGAGAAAGGTAATTCAGTAGAACGTGAACATGATGGTAAATCTATAGTAGTATCTGCATTAATAGATATCACTCCATTACGTCCAAATCATGATAAAAATGTATAA
- a CDS encoding peptidylprolyl isomerase, with product MKAIIKTAKGDMTVEFYLNDAPNTVANFVELAEHNYYDGLNFHRVLPNFVIQGGCPNGNGAGGPGYRIACELDGDNQYHDRGVLSMAHAGRNTGGSQFFICHSRTQTSHLDRNHTCFGKVIENVELVDEIRQGDKILSIEIIREDGDPELGEVKKL from the coding sequence ATGAAAGCAATCATTAAGACAGCAAAAGGAGACATGACAGTTGAGTTCTATTTGAACGATGCTCCAAATACTGTAGCTAACTTTGTAGAATTAGCAGAACACAATTACTATGATGGATTAAATTTCCATAGAGTACTTCCTAATTTTGTAATTCAAGGTGGCTGTCCAAACGGTAATGGTGCTGGTGGACCAGGTTATAGAATTGCTTGTGAATTAGATGGTGATAACCAATACCACGATCGTGGTGTTCTTTCTATGGCTCATGCTGGTAGAAATACAGGTGGATCTCAATTCTTTATTTGCCATAGCCGTACACAAACTTCTCACTTAGACCGTAACCATACTTGTTTTGGTAAAGTGATCGAGAATGTAGAATTAGTTGATGAAATTCGTCAAGGTGATAAAATTCTTTCTATCGAGATTATCCGTGAAGATGGAGATCCTGAATTAGGAGAAGTAAAGAAATTATAG
- the glgP gene encoding alpha-glucan family phosphorylase translates to MSRFEQDFKHPYAYDPKYKKRVAYFCMEFAIDQPFKIYSGGLGFLAGSHMRSAYELNQNFIGIGILWKYGYYDQVRKGNQEMDALFQEKINNFLEDTNIKFTIEVNGHPVWVTAKYLRPGVFNTVPMFFLTTDLPENDYLSQSISHRLYDADASAKVAQYMLLGLGGAKLLDELEYNAEVYHFNEAHALPASFHLAKKFNGDMQKVKELLVFTTHTPEEAGNEKHDIHFLNKLGYFNGMPLDEVRRITGIENDTFDHSLACLRLARVANGVSKLHGEVSNDMWNKYDNICRITSVTNAQNRTYWADEQLYTALHKEDDEKLLDRKRYLKSKLFETVADQTGKLMDPKVLTIVWARRFAAYKRADLVTRDKERFNRIMNNPDRPIQIIWAGKPYPMDYGAVSIFNQLVHLSKDYGNMAVLVGYELKLSRKLKQGSDVWLNNPRVPREASGTSGMTSAMNGGINLSTDDGWIPEFANGENSYVLPLADLNAPIHEQDEQDLNSLLDVLENEIIPTYYDRPDEWNERVKNSMRDVLPYFDANRMALQYYEKLYND, encoded by the coding sequence ATGTCACGTTTCGAACAAGATTTTAAACACCCTTACGCATACGACCCTAAGTACAAAAAACGCGTTGCTTATTTTTGTATGGAGTTTGCGATCGATCAACCCTTCAAAATTTATTCTGGTGGTTTAGGTTTCTTAGCTGGATCGCACATGCGTTCTGCTTACGAGCTAAATCAAAACTTTATTGGAATTGGTATTCTTTGGAAATATGGTTACTACGACCAAGTTCGTAAAGGAAACCAAGAGATGGATGCTCTTTTCCAAGAAAAAATCAACAACTTCTTAGAAGACACAAACATCAAATTTACTATCGAAGTAAATGGTCATCCTGTTTGGGTAACAGCTAAATATTTACGTCCTGGCGTATTTAATACTGTTCCAATGTTCTTCTTAACAACAGATCTTCCTGAAAATGATTACTTATCGCAATCAATCTCTCACCGTCTATATGACGCTGATGCATCTGCGAAAGTAGCTCAATATATGCTTTTAGGTTTAGGTGGTGCAAAACTTCTTGATGAGTTAGAATATAACGCAGAAGTTTATCACTTTAACGAAGCACACGCTTTACCTGCATCTTTCCATTTAGCGAAAAAATTTAATGGTGATATGCAAAAAGTGAAAGAACTTTTAGTTTTCACTACGCACACACCAGAAGAAGCAGGTAACGAAAAACACGATATCCACTTCCTTAACAAGTTAGGTTACTTTAATGGTATGCCTCTTGACGAAGTTCGTAGAATTACGGGTATCGAAAATGATACTTTTGATCATTCACTTGCTTGTCTACGTTTAGCTAGAGTTGCAAATGGTGTATCTAAACTTCATGGTGAAGTATCTAATGATATGTGGAATAAATACGACAATATCTGCCGTATTACATCTGTAACTAATGCTCAAAACCGTACTTACTGGGCTGATGAGCAACTTTACACTGCTCTTCATAAAGAAGACGATGAAAAATTATTAGATCGTAAGCGTTACTTAAAATCTAAGTTATTCGAAACAGTAGCTGATCAAACAGGTAAATTAATGGACCCTAAGGTCTTAACTATCGTTTGGGCTCGTCGTTTTGCTGCATACAAACGTGCCGACTTAGTAACTAGAGACAAAGAGCGTTTTAACCGCATCATGAACAACCCTGATCGTCCAATTCAAATTATTTGGGCAGGTAAGCCTTACCCAATGGATTACGGTGCTGTTTCTATCTTCAATCAGTTAGTTCACTTATCAAAAGACTATGGTAACATGGCTGTATTGGTAGGTTATGAATTAAAATTATCTCGTAAATTGAAACAAGGTTCTGACGTATGGTTAAATAACCCTCGTGTACCTCGTGAAGCATCTGGTACTTCTGGAATGACTTCAGCAATGAACGGTGGTATTAACCTTTCTACTGATGACGGTTGGATTCCTGAATTTGCAAACGGTGAAAACTCTTATGTTTTACCATTAGCAGATTTAAATGCTCCAATTCATGAGCAAGATGAGCAAGATTTGAATAGCTTATTAGACGTTTTAGAGAACGAGATTATCCCTACGTACTATGACCGTCCTGATGAGTGGAACGAAAGAGTGAAAAACTCTATGCGTGATGTTCTTCCTTACTTCGATGCTAACCGTATGGCATTACAGTACTACGAAAAATTATACAACGACTAA